In a genomic window of Amycolatopsis japonica:
- a CDS encoding response regulator has translation MTAAEVQVLLVDDQELVRSGLRRILRRRDGFVIAGECGDGAEVPAALAAHEVDVIVMDLRMKNVGGVEATRRLRRTGGHPPVLALTTFDDDNLLADALRAGAAGYVLKDSPAEDLIRAVRAVAAGDAWLDPGVTGRVLAAYRQAAGNGSGGRSPELLTPREQDVLRAIGRGLTNAEIAATLVISEVTVKSHIGRIFTKLQLRDRAAAIVYAFDHGIVVPG, from the coding sequence GTGACCGCCGCCGAGGTCCAGGTGCTGCTGGTCGACGATCAGGAGCTGGTGCGGTCCGGGCTGCGGCGCATCCTGCGGCGGCGCGACGGGTTCGTCATCGCGGGGGAATGCGGCGACGGGGCGGAGGTGCCCGCGGCGCTGGCCGCGCACGAGGTCGACGTCATCGTGATGGACCTGCGGATGAAGAACGTCGGCGGTGTCGAGGCCACCAGACGGCTGCGGCGGACCGGCGGGCATCCGCCGGTGCTCGCGCTGACCACCTTCGACGACGACAACCTCTTGGCCGACGCGCTGCGGGCGGGCGCGGCGGGTTATGTGCTCAAGGATTCCCCCGCCGAAGACCTGATCCGGGCCGTGCGGGCGGTCGCCGCGGGCGACGCCTGGCTGGATCCAGGGGTCACCGGCCGGGTGCTCGCCGCTTATCGGCAGGCCGCCGGGAACGGCAGCGGCGGGCGTTCGCCGGAACTGCTGACACCGAGGGAACAGGACGTGCTCAGGGCGATCGGCCGGGGGCTGACCAACGCGGAGATCGCCGCCACTCTCGTGATTTCGGAGGTGACCGTGAAAAGCCACATCGGCCGGATCTTCACCAAACTCCAGTTGCGGGACCGGGCGGCGGCGATCGTGTACGCGTTCGATCACGGGATCGTGGTGCCGGGCTAG
- a CDS encoding sensor histidine kinase, giving the protein MLEILRDRFRARAQVSLARAGLALPWWVPVSSTFVSVVFAVVAVVQRDALVPPQPIALGGLLVIATPLAWALTGWVVPWARVAALIAAAAVLLAEPALPDFAPLLLLVAATEAGSVLRTSWGIALVTIACEAVLAVAGIWGGLIGGPVYMVAVLLGLSGGLMTRWYTRVLAAERGNRDASRDKALLAERQRIAREVHDVVGHSLSITLLHLTGARHALQQDRDVDEAIEALTEAEQVGRAAMADIRRTVGLLADSPSGSAPLPGVEDIATLVERTRSAGLAVRYTQEGDLGRVGASEGLGLYRIVQESLVNVVKHAPGATAEVRLNAGRSGLDLVVSNTLPATVRRAAEDGSGLAGMAVRAAQLGADLSAGPSGRQWIVRVTVPGVKP; this is encoded by the coding sequence GTGCTGGAGATCTTGCGGGACCGGTTCCGGGCACGGGCGCAGGTGAGTCTCGCTCGTGCCGGGCTCGCCCTGCCCTGGTGGGTTCCGGTGAGTTCCACCTTCGTGAGCGTGGTCTTCGCCGTGGTCGCGGTGGTGCAGCGGGACGCCTTGGTACCGCCGCAGCCGATCGCGCTGGGCGGGCTGCTCGTGATCGCCACCCCGCTGGCGTGGGCGCTCACGGGCTGGGTCGTGCCCTGGGCGCGGGTGGCGGCGCTGATCGCCGCCGCCGCCGTCCTGCTCGCCGAGCCGGCGCTCCCGGATTTCGCGCCGTTGCTGTTGCTGGTCGCGGCCACCGAAGCGGGCAGTGTCCTGCGGACGTCATGGGGGATCGCCCTCGTCACGATCGCCTGCGAGGCGGTGCTGGCCGTGGCGGGGATCTGGGGCGGGCTGATCGGCGGACCGGTGTACATGGTCGCGGTCCTGCTCGGACTCAGCGGCGGGCTCATGACCCGCTGGTACACCAGGGTGCTGGCCGCCGAGCGCGGCAACCGGGACGCCTCCCGCGACAAGGCGCTGCTCGCCGAACGCCAGCGGATCGCGCGTGAGGTGCACGACGTCGTCGGTCATTCGCTCAGCATCACGCTGCTGCACCTGACCGGTGCCCGGCACGCGCTGCAGCAGGACCGCGACGTCGACGAGGCGATCGAAGCGCTGACCGAAGCCGAGCAGGTGGGACGGGCGGCGATGGCCGACATCCGCCGCACGGTCGGCCTGCTCGCCGACTCCCCGTCGGGCAGTGCCCCGCTGCCGGGCGTGGAGGACATCGCGACGCTGGTGGAACGCACCCGCAGCGCCGGACTGGCGGTGCGCTATACACAGGAAGGCGACCTCGGCCGGGTAGGCGCCTCGGAAGGATTGGGCCTCTACCGGATCGTGCAGGAATCACTTGTCAACGTCGTCAAGCACGCCCCCGGCGCGACCGCGGAGGTCCGGCTGAACGCCGGCCGTTCCGGGCTGGACCTCGTCGTCAGCAACACCCTCCCCGCGACCGTCCGCCGCGCGGCCGAAGACGGCTCGGGACTGGCCGGGATGGCCGTCCGGGCGGCGCAGCTCGGCGCCGATCTCAGCGCCGGGCCCAGCGGCAGGCAGTGGATCGTGCGCGTCACCGTGCCGGGGGTCAAGCCGTGA
- a CDS encoding AfsR/SARP family transcriptional regulator, with protein sequence MSESKLRFEVLGPLRAWYGETRLDLGPVRQQAVLAALLLRPDVTVSHYELTDGLWEKPPESNVLPVYVRRLRQCLDASGTKPRDSVIVSDRGGYRFAGGGVLLDVVRLEEVAAVAAAAEEAGDLVAAVDTFADALRLFHGEPLTGLPGAFVQGERRRLEERKLLLLRRKLKAQLKLGRFDEVIGELSALVSADPPSEPLAALLMRALYGGGRQAEALEVFTDVRERLVEQLGVEPGEELRQVQEAVLRGDEALLGVAQRREPARRIRNELPATNGELVGRDRELALLVADGDPESVSVDTVDGVPGAGKTTLAVRAAHRLRESYPDGALFVDLHGYTEGREPVTPERALRRLLRAVGVEDGLMPDDLDELSASWRAATAQLRLLLVLDNAESAGQVRPLLPSGPGSRVLVTSRRRLSGLDADRRVSLGALGLEAAERLLGRIVGAPRAEGERFAVRALAGLCGRLPLALRIAGARLQNRPMWTFKDLVDRMSDDERRLGELTAEDRSVEVALRLSYEQLRPAEQDAFSVLGLSPTAEFDRLSVSALLDCSPAEAERRLESLVDASLVQEPASGRYRLHDLVAVYARRLAGEMPEEAAEAARKRVYGLYLGAARRASEWGVARFPLEKGGPFTGQRDASAWLDAVGELPEVVSQAAEAGLDDLACAVAEGLVDYLARQQRYHECRTALQIALPLAERAEDERLVSSLRFCLGYAYAMQGQLDRARGWFDDALRAGQSSGDRGVEARALGGLTMVDLIAGRHDLAIPGMRRVMVLADEVGDSWLAERSLSALGYLAYLQGEHDEALDHLGRAQALGEEIGSPGMVARVLCHSGTVRLETGRFAEAALDLRRSVELAEETTDGLLTATSLARLGAAELELGNLDAAFELQRRALTAVTEETIVGMESEIRNRLGRTHLAAGDPVAAREHFEWVLTTIGPDGDPAQRTLALEGLELTRQSVLRR encoded by the coding sequence ATGTCGGAATCGAAACTGCGGTTCGAAGTGCTCGGCCCGTTGCGGGCCTGGTACGGCGAGACCCGGCTGGACCTCGGTCCGGTCCGCCAGCAGGCCGTCCTCGCCGCGCTGCTGCTGCGCCCGGACGTGACCGTCAGCCATTACGAACTCACCGACGGGCTCTGGGAGAAGCCGCCGGAGTCGAACGTGCTGCCGGTGTACGTCCGGCGGTTGCGGCAATGCCTGGACGCGTCGGGGACGAAGCCGCGGGACTCGGTGATCGTGTCCGACCGCGGCGGCTACCGGTTCGCCGGTGGTGGGGTGCTCCTCGACGTGGTCCGGCTGGAGGAGGTCGCCGCCGTCGCGGCCGCCGCCGAGGAAGCGGGCGACCTCGTCGCCGCGGTGGACACCTTCGCCGACGCGCTCCGGCTGTTCCACGGCGAGCCGCTGACGGGACTGCCCGGCGCGTTCGTCCAGGGCGAGCGGCGACGGCTGGAGGAACGCAAACTGCTGTTGCTGCGCCGGAAACTGAAGGCCCAGCTGAAGCTCGGACGGTTCGACGAGGTGATCGGCGAGCTCTCGGCGCTGGTGTCCGCCGATCCGCCGAGTGAGCCGCTGGCCGCGTTGCTGATGCGGGCGCTCTACGGCGGCGGGCGGCAGGCGGAGGCGCTGGAGGTGTTCACCGACGTCCGCGAGCGGCTGGTGGAGCAGCTCGGCGTCGAGCCGGGTGAGGAGCTGCGGCAGGTGCAGGAGGCGGTGTTGCGCGGGGACGAAGCGCTGCTCGGTGTCGCCCAGCGCCGGGAGCCCGCTCGCCGGATCCGCAACGAGCTGCCCGCCACCAACGGCGAACTCGTCGGCAGGGATCGTGAACTCGCGCTGCTGGTGGCGGACGGCGATCCGGAGTCGGTCTCGGTCGACACCGTCGACGGCGTCCCGGGCGCCGGGAAGACCACGCTCGCGGTGCGCGCGGCCCACCGGCTCCGCGAGTCCTATCCGGACGGTGCGTTGTTCGTGGATCTCCACGGCTACACCGAAGGCCGTGAGCCGGTGACACCGGAGCGTGCGCTGCGGCGGCTGCTGCGCGCGGTCGGGGTCGAAGACGGGCTCATGCCCGACGATCTCGACGAGCTGTCCGCGTCGTGGCGGGCGGCGACCGCGCAACTGCGGTTGCTGCTGGTGCTCGACAACGCCGAGTCCGCCGGACAGGTGCGGCCGTTGCTGCCGTCCGGGCCGGGTAGCCGGGTGCTGGTGACCAGTCGTCGCCGTCTGTCCGGTTTGGACGCCGATCGCCGCGTTTCCCTCGGCGCGCTGGGTCTCGAAGCGGCGGAACGGCTGCTCGGCCGCATCGTCGGAGCGCCGAGGGCGGAGGGTGAGCGGTTCGCCGTGCGCGCGCTCGCCGGGCTGTGCGGGCGTTTGCCGCTCGCGCTGAGGATCGCGGGCGCCCGGCTGCAGAACCGTCCGATGTGGACGTTCAAGGATCTGGTGGACCGGATGTCGGACGACGAGCGCAGGCTCGGCGAACTGACCGCCGAGGACCGCAGCGTCGAGGTGGCGCTGCGCCTGTCGTACGAACAGCTGCGCCCCGCCGAGCAGGACGCGTTCAGTGTGCTCGGCCTGTCGCCGACGGCCGAGTTCGACCGGCTCTCGGTCTCCGCGCTGCTGGACTGCTCGCCCGCCGAAGCCGAGCGGCGGCTGGAAAGCCTGGTCGACGCGAGCCTCGTGCAGGAGCCGGCGAGCGGCCGCTACCGGCTGCACGATCTGGTGGCGGTCTACGCCCGGCGGCTCGCCGGGGAGATGCCCGAGGAGGCCGCCGAAGCGGCACGGAAACGCGTGTACGGCTTGTATCTCGGCGCCGCTCGACGGGCGAGCGAATGGGGTGTCGCGCGGTTCCCGTTGGAGAAAGGCGGTCCTTTCACCGGCCAGCGCGACGCTTCCGCCTGGCTCGATGCCGTCGGCGAACTGCCGGAAGTGGTGTCGCAAGCGGCCGAAGCCGGGCTGGACGACCTCGCGTGCGCAGTCGCCGAGGGACTGGTCGACTATCTCGCGCGCCAGCAGCGGTACCACGAATGCCGGACGGCGTTGCAGATCGCGCTCCCGCTGGCGGAACGGGCCGAGGACGAACGTCTCGTCTCGTCGCTGCGGTTCTGCCTCGGCTACGCCTACGCCATGCAAGGGCAGCTGGACCGGGCGCGCGGCTGGTTCGACGACGCGCTGCGGGCGGGCCAGTCGTCCGGAGACCGCGGGGTGGAGGCGCGGGCACTGGGCGGGCTGACCATGGTGGATCTGATCGCCGGACGGCACGATCTGGCGATCCCCGGCATGCGGCGGGTGATGGTCCTCGCCGACGAGGTGGGGGACAGCTGGCTCGCCGAGAGATCGCTGTCCGCGCTCGGTTATCTCGCGTACCTGCAGGGGGAGCACGACGAGGCGCTCGACCACCTCGGCCGCGCCCAGGCGCTGGGGGAGGAGATCGGCAGTCCCGGGATGGTGGCCAGGGTGCTGTGTCACAGCGGCACCGTCCGGCTCGAAACCGGCAGGTTCGCCGAAGCCGCGCTCGACCTCCGGCGGTCCGTCGAGCTCGCCGAGGAGACCACGGACGGCCTTCTGACCGCGACCAGTCTCGCCCGGCTGGGCGCCGCGGAACTGGAACTGGGGAATCTCGACGCCGCGTTCGAACTCCAACGGCGGGCGCTGACCGCGGTCACCGAAGAGACCATCGTCGGGATGGAATCCGAGATCCGCAACCGGCTCGGCCGTACCCATCTCGCCGCGGGCGACCCGGTGGCGGCCAGGGAGCATTTCGAGTGGGTGCTCACCACCATCGGACCCGACGGCGATCCCGCTCAGCGCACTCTCGCGCTGGAGGGGCTGGAGCTCACCAGACAGTCGGTACTCCGGCGTTGA
- a CDS encoding TetR/AcrR family transcriptional regulator, with the protein MTEERGATMTRRRADTRRRLIDAAYEAFSERGIRDTPVELICERAGFTRGAFYSNFSSKEDLFLALFQEETAIRLERFREATESVLGDTVVGAHEDLSPTLGRIAELFMVALNADKDWYLLCAEFRTQGLRQPEIRDRIGAAFRYFHTELGAILVGTLDRIGRKLTISAEDAVLVLVALYEQGLQNYLLAGGELPADGRFVSELIPKVMASLIVPAH; encoded by the coding sequence ATGACCGAGGAGCGGGGCGCCACCATGACCAGGCGCCGGGCGGACACCCGCCGACGGCTGATCGACGCGGCGTACGAGGCCTTCTCCGAACGCGGCATCCGGGACACCCCGGTCGAGCTGATCTGCGAACGCGCCGGCTTCACCCGCGGCGCCTTCTACTCGAACTTCAGCTCGAAGGAAGACCTCTTCCTCGCCCTGTTCCAGGAGGAGACCGCGATCCGGCTCGAGCGGTTCCGTGAGGCCACCGAGAGCGTGCTCGGCGACACCGTCGTCGGCGCGCACGAAGACCTCTCCCCGACGCTCGGGCGGATCGCCGAACTGTTCATGGTCGCGCTCAACGCGGACAAGGACTGGTACCTGCTGTGCGCGGAATTCCGCACGCAGGGCCTGCGGCAGCCGGAGATCCGCGACCGGATCGGCGCCGCGTTCCGGTATTTCCACACCGAACTGGGCGCGATCCTGGTCGGCACCCTGGACCGGATCGGCCGAAAACTGACGATCTCGGCGGAGGACGCGGTGCTCGTCCTCGTGGCCCTGTACGAACAAGGACTGCAGAACTATCTACTGGCAGGCGGCGAACTCCCCGCCGACGGCCGCTTCGTCAGCGAACTGATCCCGAAGGTGATGGCGTCGCTCATCGTCCCGGCACACTGA
- a CDS encoding MmcQ/YjbR family DNA-binding protein: protein MKPAALRKICLGFPGAREEFPFGEENSVFKVAGKVFALSPLKAEPLRISLKCEPDLAVRLRAEHPAIIPGYHLNKRHWNTVELDGSLTDDFVREMIEDSYDLVVAGLPKREQEKLNWVALSQE from the coding sequence ATGAAGCCAGCCGCCCTCCGGAAGATCTGCCTCGGCTTCCCCGGCGCCAGGGAGGAGTTCCCGTTCGGGGAGGAGAACAGCGTGTTCAAGGTCGCGGGCAAGGTGTTCGCGCTCAGCCCGCTCAAGGCGGAACCGCTGCGGATCAGTCTCAAATGCGAGCCCGACCTCGCCGTCCGGTTGCGCGCCGAGCATCCGGCGATCATCCCCGGCTACCACCTGAACAAACGACACTGGAACACCGTCGAACTGGACGGTTCGCTGACCGACGACTTCGTCCGGGAGATGATCGAGGACTCCTACGACCTCGTCGTCGCGGGCCTGCCGAAACGAGAACAGGAGAAACTGAACTGGGTCGCGCTCAGCCAGGAATGA
- a CDS encoding carbonic anhydrase family protein — MTRRRLVAFVVPLALAGFLLTAGGTAHSRQTAQSPVDISPGAIRFDPALPKPDISYGHSDLDLEYIRKDASDTNGCSTRNHEETEEAIVRPGTGHVTLAGVRYELEQFHFHTPSEHRFLGRTDPLEMHFVHRSAAGKLLVIGVPLRSGAASPVDRVLAKLAPECGETVALEDFDLATLLPRDRSTLRYDGSLTTAPFTEGVRWFLMSEQTVSPSTIARFQGLFGTGNARAPQPLNGRRLTVVPQF, encoded by the coding sequence GTGACGCGCAGGCGCCTTGTCGCATTCGTCGTTCCCCTCGCCCTCGCCGGATTCCTGCTCACCGCGGGCGGCACCGCCCACTCACGGCAGACGGCACAGAGCCCGGTCGACATCTCCCCCGGCGCGATCAGGTTCGACCCGGCCCTGCCGAAACCGGACATCTCCTACGGCCACTCGGATCTGGACCTCGAATACATCCGAAAGGACGCGTCGGACACCAACGGATGCAGTACGAGGAATCACGAAGAAACCGAAGAGGCCATCGTCAGGCCGGGCACCGGGCACGTCACACTCGCCGGGGTCCGCTACGAACTCGAACAGTTCCATTTCCACACTCCGTCCGAACACCGTTTCCTCGGCCGCACCGATCCGCTGGAAATGCATTTCGTGCACCGCAGTGCCGCCGGGAAACTGCTGGTGATCGGCGTGCCGCTGCGCTCGGGCGCCGCGTCGCCGGTGGATCGCGTCCTGGCGAAGCTCGCCCCGGAATGCGGCGAAACGGTGGCGTTGGAGGACTTCGACCTCGCCACGCTCCTGCCCCGCGACCGAAGCACGCTGCGGTACGACGGCTCGCTCACCACGGCCCCGTTCACCGAAGGGGTGCGGTGGTTCCTGATGTCCGAGCAGACCGTTTCGCCGTCGACGATCGCGCGGTTCCAGGGCCTGTTCGGCACGGGCAACGCCCGCGCGCCGCAGCCGCTCAACGGACGGCGGCTGACCGTGGTGCCGCAGTTCTAG
- a CDS encoding class I SAM-dependent methyltransferase, which produces MAETTTVGKIFERLLGPSAEVSITAYDGSTSGPADAPVSIQVRSPLALTYLMSSPGDLGLARAYVAGALDVDGDLYSALRALVAQVDQLSAADRLWLLRELGPRHLRRVAPPAEELPSRAKRVFDGLRHSKARDSNAISNHYDVSNRFYELVLGPSMAYTCAAYPSEGASLEEAQAHKFDLVCRKLGLRPGMRLLDVGCGWGGMVEHAVQNYGVEALGVTLSREQAQWAQKDIVTKGLADKAEVRHLDYRDVTETDFDAVSSIGLTEHIGARNLPSYFRFLAGKLKPHGRLLNHCITNPDTSVPHRSRGFIDRYVFPDGELESVGEIATAMHDSGLEVRHSENLREHYATTLGAWCANLDANWDEAVAEAGAGRSRVWALYMAACRLAFERREIELHQVLGVKVGPDGDAGMPLRPDWGV; this is translated from the coding sequence ATGGCTGAGACGACCACCGTCGGGAAGATCTTCGAGCGGTTGCTCGGCCCGAGCGCCGAAGTGTCCATCACCGCCTACGACGGCAGCACGAGCGGCCCGGCGGACGCGCCGGTGTCGATCCAGGTGCGGTCGCCGCTGGCGCTGACGTACCTGATGTCGTCCCCTGGCGACCTCGGGCTCGCCCGTGCCTACGTCGCCGGCGCGCTCGACGTGGACGGCGATCTCTACTCGGCGTTGCGCGCGCTCGTGGCCCAGGTCGATCAGCTCAGCGCCGCGGACCGGTTGTGGCTGCTGCGCGAACTCGGGCCGAGGCATCTGCGGCGCGTCGCCCCGCCCGCCGAAGAACTGCCGAGCCGCGCCAAGCGCGTCTTCGACGGGCTACGGCACTCGAAAGCGCGCGACAGCAACGCGATCTCGAACCACTACGACGTCTCGAACCGGTTCTACGAACTGGTGCTCGGCCCGTCGATGGCCTACACCTGTGCCGCGTATCCGTCCGAAGGCGCGTCGCTGGAAGAGGCGCAGGCGCACAAATTCGACCTGGTGTGCCGGAAACTCGGGCTCCGGCCCGGCATGCGGCTGCTGGACGTCGGCTGCGGCTGGGGCGGGATGGTCGAGCACGCCGTCCAGAACTACGGCGTCGAGGCGCTCGGCGTCACCCTTTCGCGCGAACAGGCGCAATGGGCGCAGAAGGACATCGTGACCAAGGGGCTCGCGGACAAGGCCGAAGTACGGCACCTCGACTACCGCGACGTCACCGAAACGGACTTCGACGCGGTGTCTTCGATCGGGCTCACCGAACACATCGGCGCGCGCAACCTGCCGTCGTACTTCCGTTTCCTCGCCGGGAAACTGAAGCCGCACGGGCGCCTGCTGAACCACTGCATCACCAACCCGGACACCTCCGTCCCGCACCGGTCACGCGGGTTCATCGACCGGTACGTCTTCCCCGACGGCGAACTGGAATCCGTCGGCGAGATCGCCACCGCGATGCACGACAGCGGGCTGGAGGTGCGGCATTCGGAGAACCTCCGCGAGCATTACGCCACCACCCTCGGCGCCTGGTGCGCCAACCTCGACGCGAACTGGGACGAGGCCGTCGCCGAAGCGGGCGCCGGCCGGAGCCGTGTCTGGGCGCTGTACATGGCCGCGTGCCGCCTCGCCTTCGAACGCCGGGAAATCGAACTGCACCAGGTGCTCGGGGTGAAAGTCGGGCCGGACGGCGACGCGGGTATGCCGCTTCGGCCGGACTGGGGCGTTTAG
- a CDS encoding SGNH/GDSL hydrolase family protein, translated as MRVKQLAVAGILVLGVVPGVAAAAPPSGVESAAPSGWVGTWAAAPAAGVAGTDNGYPNFSIRNIVHTSVGGHEVRVRLSNAFGRTPVLFGRVTVAVAAGPDTPQAVPGTMRTLTFGGDREVTVPPGADILSDGTALTVPRDGDLLVTTYTPTPSGPVTYHPLAMQNSYFTRNGDKAADESAASFPEKTAVWHYVSGVDVRGRGLRGSVVAIGDSITDGANSTWGANLRWPDQLADKISARTGVLNAGISGNRLLLDGGNYGVNALARLDRDVLGQSGVRTAIVFEGINDIQQTPHQADPNKIISALKQIAGRAHDRGLRVLGATITPWKGWGSYTPQLEETRQAVNRFIRTSRLFDGYIDFDAVIRDPADPQRMKPEYDSGDHLHPGDKGFTAMADAVPLPGLR; from the coding sequence ATGCGCGTGAAACAGCTCGCCGTAGCGGGAATCCTGGTGCTGGGTGTGGTGCCCGGGGTCGCCGCGGCGGCCCCGCCGTCCGGAGTGGAAAGCGCCGCACCGAGCGGCTGGGTGGGCACCTGGGCGGCGGCTCCCGCGGCCGGGGTGGCCGGGACCGACAACGGCTACCCGAACTTCTCGATCCGCAACATCGTGCACACCAGCGTCGGCGGGCACGAAGTACGCGTGCGGCTGTCCAACGCCTTCGGCCGGACTCCGGTGCTGTTCGGCCGGGTGACCGTCGCGGTCGCCGCCGGCCCGGACACCCCGCAGGCCGTGCCGGGCACGATGCGCACGCTGACCTTCGGCGGAGATCGCGAGGTCACCGTGCCGCCGGGCGCCGACATCCTCAGCGACGGCACGGCGCTGACGGTGCCGAGGGACGGCGATCTCCTGGTCACCACGTACACACCGACGCCGTCGGGTCCGGTCACCTACCACCCGCTGGCGATGCAGAACTCGTACTTCACCCGGAACGGCGACAAGGCGGCCGACGAGTCGGCGGCGTCGTTCCCGGAGAAGACCGCGGTCTGGCACTACGTGTCCGGTGTGGACGTCCGGGGCCGCGGCCTGCGGGGCAGTGTCGTGGCGATCGGCGATTCGATCACCGACGGGGCGAACTCGACCTGGGGCGCGAACCTGCGCTGGCCCGATCAGCTCGCCGACAAGATCAGCGCGCGGACGGGCGTGCTCAACGCCGGGATCAGCGGGAACCGGCTGCTGCTCGACGGCGGCAACTACGGCGTCAACGCGCTGGCCCGGCTGGACCGCGACGTGCTCGGCCAGTCCGGTGTGCGGACGGCGATCGTGTTCGAGGGCATCAACGACATCCAGCAGACCCCGCACCAGGCCGATCCGAACAAGATCATCTCGGCGTTGAAGCAGATCGCCGGCCGGGCGCACGACCGCGGTCTGCGCGTGCTGGGCGCGACGATCACGCCGTGGAAGGGCTGGGGTTCGTACACGCCGCAACTCGAGGAGACCCGGCAGGCGGTGAACCGGTTCATCCGGACGAGCCGGCTCTTCGACGGCTACATCGACTTCGACGCGGTGATCCGCGATCCCGCCGACCCGCAGCGGATGAAACCCGAGTACGACTCCGGTGATCACCTCCACCCCGGCGACAAGGGCTTCACCGCCATGGCGGACGCCGTCCCGCTGCCGGGGCTCCGCTGA
- a CDS encoding FAD-binding oxidoreductase produces the protein MASSDSGIRETARLVRFAEHEARAEILRARLADLHGTIRLAKRTSNLFRARKATSTPGLDVSGFTHVLDVDPLARTADVEGMVTYEQLVDATLPHGLMPLVVPQLKTITLGGAVTGLGIESSSFRNGLVHESVLEMELLTGDGRIVVARPDNEHSDLFHGFPNSYGTLGYALRLKIELEPVKPYVRLDHVRYEDTEEYFAALAEACRSGSADFVDGTVFGPGEQYLTLGTFTSSAPVTSDYTWLDIYYKSIRTRETDHLSVRDYLWRWDTDWFWCSRAFGVQHRLPRLLLGRRLLRSSVYWKVVALDRRFGIAAKLLKLRRLPPEETIVQDIEVPLSRAAEFLDFFRREIPISPVWICPLKQRPGGVNSPLYEMDPETLYVNFGFWSAVPLDPGEAPDTHNRLIEAEVTRLGGRKSLYSDSFYTEEEFWRLYNGDAYRKLKTAYDPDGRLLDLYAKCVRRR, from the coding sequence ATGGCGAGCAGCGACAGCGGGATCCGGGAGACGGCGCGGCTGGTCCGGTTCGCCGAACACGAGGCGCGTGCCGAAATCCTCCGGGCGCGGCTCGCCGATCTCCACGGGACCATCCGGCTGGCGAAGCGGACGTCGAACCTGTTCCGGGCGCGGAAGGCGACCAGTACGCCGGGGCTGGACGTCTCGGGATTCACGCACGTGCTCGACGTCGATCCCTTGGCGCGCACGGCCGACGTCGAAGGCATGGTCACCTACGAGCAGCTGGTGGACGCGACCCTGCCGCACGGGCTGATGCCACTGGTCGTGCCGCAGCTCAAGACGATCACGCTCGGCGGCGCGGTCACCGGCCTCGGCATCGAGTCCTCCTCGTTCCGCAACGGGCTCGTGCACGAGTCGGTACTGGAGATGGAGTTGCTCACCGGTGACGGCAGGATCGTCGTCGCCCGGCCGGACAACGAGCACAGCGATCTGTTCCACGGCTTCCCGAACTCGTACGGGACGCTCGGCTACGCGTTGCGGTTGAAGATCGAACTGGAGCCGGTCAAGCCGTACGTCCGGCTCGACCACGTGCGATACGAAGACACCGAGGAGTACTTCGCGGCGCTGGCCGAGGCATGCCGGAGCGGGTCGGCGGACTTCGTGGACGGAACGGTCTTCGGGCCGGGCGAGCAGTATCTGACGCTGGGCACCTTCACCTCCTCGGCACCGGTGACCAGCGATTACACCTGGCTCGACATCTACTACAAGTCGATCCGCACCCGCGAGACCGACCATCTGAGCGTCCGGGACTACCTGTGGCGCTGGGACACGGACTGGTTCTGGTGCTCGCGGGCGTTCGGCGTGCAGCACCGGCTCCCCCGGCTGCTGCTGGGCAGGCGGCTGCTGCGGTCGTCGGTCTACTGGAAGGTCGTGGCGCTCGACCGCCGGTTCGGGATCGCCGCGAAACTGCTCAAGCTCCGTCGTCTTCCCCCGGAAGAGACCATCGTCCAGGACATCGAAGTGCCGCTCTCGCGGGCCGCGGAGTTCCTGGACTTCTTCCGCCGCGAGATCCCGATCAGCCCGGTGTGGATCTGCCCGCTGAAGCAGCGGCCGGGCGGCGTGAACTCGCCGCTGTACGAAATGGACCCCGAGACGCTGTACGTCAACTTCGGGTTCTGGTCCGCCGTGCCACTGGACCCCGGCGAGGCGCCGGATACGCACAATCGGCTGATCGAGGCCGAAGTGACCCGGCTCGGCGGGCGGAAATCGCTGTACTCCGACAGTTTCTATACCGAAGAGGAGTTCTGGCGGCTGTACAACGGCGACGCCTACCGGAAACTGAAGACGGCCTACGACCCCGACGGCCGCCTGCTCGACCTGTACGCGAAATGCGTGCGGCGGCGGTGA